The DNA sequence CGGACGGATGGACGCAAGTTGAGTGCTCCAGACATTTGGAGCGGCATTGGTCGTACCGGATTCTGTGAGGGTTCCTGGGCCACCCTCGTTGATCCTGATTTCTGGTTGCATGCCGAACTGCTTGGCGAGTGCCCTCTCTCCACGTCCCTCAACCCGTTACGATAGAGGGGATTTAAACTATTCCCGGTACTGTATCAGAGCCGGAGCCCCAGTGGGGCGATATTCTCCACTTGCTTAGCTAAATTTAACGATGGGGAGTACTGGATGGTACTCCCGCTGAACGCTGTTCTCTCCACCTGTTTACGGGGATGGACCTCTCCACGGATCGTGTCGTCTGATCCCCTGCCGGGCAGTGTTTCGACGTTGCGGGTGCGGATTGCTGTATTGTTGGAATAAGGTGGTGCGCCTCCTTCCGAGACACGCATCTCCATCCCCGAATTGAGCACATCGAATGCCGAGAAGCCTTGAAGAAGTCGCGAAACTGGCCGGGGTCTCCACGTCGACGGTATCGCGGGTTCTCAACAATGTCAGCGTGGTGAAAACCTCCACCCGCACCCGGGTGCTGAAGGCCGTCGCCCAACTGAACTACCATCCAAATCTGCATGCACGCACGCTGGCCGGGGGCAAGAGCCGCACCATCGGCATGATCGCGTCGAATATGGAGAATCCCTTCTTTTTCGACGTGTTCAAGGCTCTGGAAGCGCACGCCCAGTCGGCGGGCTATGAAGTGGTGGTCGCCAACACCGACTACGACCCGGAACACCTCGTAAGCAGCATCCGCCTGATGATCGGCCGCCGTGTAGCCGGCTTGGCCGTGATCGTCTCCGAGATGGACCCGGAGTTGATTCAGGAACTCGCGCAGTCTCAGATCCCCTGTGTCTTCTACGATGTTGGATCGGCGCGGCGCAATATCACCAACATCCGTGTAGACTACCGAAAAGGCGTTGAGCGGATCGTCGAGTACCTCTATGACTTGGGCCACAAGAAGCTCGCGTTCGTCGGGCATCATTCCGGTCTCGGACCCACGAGCGAACGGGAAAAGGCATTCATTGCCAGCGTTTCGCGCCACGGCAGCGACGTTGAGTGGCGTACGGTTGTCGACCGTGACGGTCTGGATGGGGGCCGCAACGCCGCCAGGATGCTGCTGGATGACGGCTTTCAACCCAGCGCGATCATCTGCGTGAACGACTTCATGGCAGTGGGCGTACTCCGGGAACTGAGAGAGCGCGGCTTGTCCGTGCCCAAGGACGTTTCCGTGACGGGCTTCGACAACATCAAACTGTCGGAGTACAGCGCGCCGCCTCTTACTACGGCCCACATCCCGCGTGTGAGTATCGGCGAGTTGGCTTTCACCGCATTGATGCAGAACGAAGATTCGGCCCTCACGTCGGGCAGGGAAGTCGTGATTGAACCCGAGCTGGTATTGAGGGGATCCACCGGGCCGGCCGCACGGACCGAAAGCAAACGTAAGAACGCCTGAGGGCGGACGCCGGCACAGCCGATTCCGGCTACTGGATGCTGGCTCTCAGGATCCGCAGGCCGCGCAGCGCCTCGCGCGACACAGCGGGATCTTCATCCTTGGTCAACTTCTCCAGGGCCGGGATCGCATCTGCGGATTTGCAGCGCGACAGCGCCTGCGCAATGCCCGTCTTCTCATCCTGCGTCGAAGACGCCTGAATCGAGCCCACGATCGCCTGCCGGTGGGCCGGCTTGAGGCAGAGCTCGCTCAGGAATGGCAGCGCCACATTCCGCCACGCGCGCTGGTTCAGATTGTTCACGAGGAATCCAAGGGGCTTCAGACTTCCGGTGTCGGTCTCACCCAACATCGAGAGCGCAAAGGCCTGAGAGAGGCGCGGCGACGTCTTTCCTTCCTCTTCCCATGCCTTCTCCAGCACTGGACGATCTTCCGGGATAGCCAGGCGCCCCAGTCCTTCGGCCGCGCCCGCCCGCACTTCTTCGTCCTTGTCCCGCAAAAGTCCGACAAACAGAGAATGGTTGGATGCGTCGGGGATCTGCCCCAGCGCGACCACGGCGGCCCTCTTCACCTTCTTGTTGCCGGAGTTCTCCAATACTCGCTTCAACTGCGGGATCGCCTCGCGTGGGCCAAGGATGCCCGCGGTTTCGATGGCAGCGAGTTGCACCTTCTCGTCAAGATCGCGCACCAGGAAGACGACACTCGGGCCGGCCGACCGGTCCCGGATCTTTTGCAACGCGACCAGTGATTCGTACATGAGGCGGCTGTCTTTGGATCTCAGGGCCGAGGTCAGGGCCGGAACGCTAGCCCTGTCCCGCAGAATCCCCAACGCACGGGCGGCGTTCGCCCGCGAGTCCATCGACGATCCGCCACTTACCAGCCGCGCAAGCGCCTCGGAAATCTCGGGCCGGATCGGTGTGTCCGGATCAATTGCCTCGTCGTTGCGGTCGGTCCACTTCCCGGCAACTATGTCTCCCGCGCGCCGAAGCGTTGCTGAGATGCCGTGGTCCACATAGCCGGGCAGATAGAAATTCACCAACCCGTCCGTAGCCCTAATCTGTACTTCGGCGTCGTTATTCGAGCAGACCTCGGCTAGCGGCTCCAGGCTCCGTTGGGTGCCGATCTGGACCACCGCCTTGACCGCCTCGCGCCGTACTTCTACGTTGATGTCCTGAAAGTAAGGCGTGATCTTCGGGATGGTCTCCGAACCCTGTCGCGCATAGTCCCGAAGGGCTCTGATCTTGAGCTTGTCAGTCTCTTTGTCTTGCCATCCACAAAGCGGACTACAGGCGACAACTAATCCCGTCGCAATCACCAACACAGACGAACTGGCGGGCAGTTTCATGACTAATAGCGGTCAGCGAACGAACTCTACCTGGACTCGATTGGGAATCAGTCCAGCCTCAAAACCCAGATCAAGCAGTTTCTGCGCTGCCTTGGGGATGACATCGCCAGCGTCCACCGTGTAGTGGTTGACATACATGCCGACAAACTTCTCAGCCAAGGCCGGCTCCATGTCGCGCGCAAACTGCATTGCGTAATTCAGTGACTCTTCGTGGTTGTCTAGCGCGTAGGTGATGCTGTCCCGCATCAGGCGGCTGCACTCGGTACGCACATCGTCCGGCAGCTTCCGCAGTAGCGCGTTCGCGCCCAGGGGGAGAGGCAGATCGTAGGTGGACTTGAACCACTTCCCGAGGTCCGTGATGTTGTGGAAACCACCCTTCGAGTAGGTGAGCTGCGCCTCATGAATGACCAGTGCGGCGTCCACGGTGCGTTCGCGGAGCGCATCCAGGACCTTATCGAAGGGCACCACGACCGGCTCGAAATCGGGCTCCATGATCTTCAGCGTGAGATACGCCGTGGTGAGCTTCCCAGGGATCGCAATCCGCTTGCCCTTCAAGTCCTCGACCGTCATCGGCGAGTTTGAGACCAGCATCGGCCCGTAGCCGTCACCAATCGAAGAACCGCTTGCCAGTAGCAAATACTTGTCGGCGACGTACGGATAGGCATGGTACGAGATCGCAGTCAGGTCGTAGACGCCCTCCATGGCCTTGCGGTTCAGCGACTCAATGTCTTCCAGGACATGGCGGAACTGAACCAGCTTCGAACGGATTTTGCGCGTCGCCAGCGCGTAGAACATGAAGGCGTCGTCAGAGTCCGGGCTGTGTGCACAGACAATTTCCAACGGTGAAGAAGGCTGCATAGAGGGAGAAACCTTAAATATACCAGACGAGGTCCCCTCTGGCTGTTCTTAGTCAGGCCAAAAACGAGACGGGCTACTGGCCCGCGAGGGCCTTCAACTCTGGTCTGACGAGCTCCATAAGCCTGATCAGCTCCTCATTGGCGGCGGACGAGCCAGCCAAATCCCCATCCTTGGCCGCCTGCTCCACGCGCAGTGCGCACACTCGCGCCCGTTCGGCTCCGAACTGGGCCAGCAGGCCCTTTAGCTGGTGTGCCGCGCCAAGGATGAGGTCTGCCTTGGACTGGTCGAACCCCTGCTGGATAGTACCCATTAGGTGGGGATACTCGTCTAGAAACAGGCCTGCCAATTCCGCAAGAAGTTCCGCATCGCCGCCGACCCGCTCCAACGCCGATTCCTGATCGAGTTCTTTCATGTTTGTTTCCCGTTCCACTCTGGGGCTCTCTACTTCACTTTCGCGCTTTGCAGCCGGATTGCCAAGGGCGAGAGACTCAATCTTGCGAATGAGCTCCACCATCCGGATCGGTTTACTCAAATAGGCGTCCATGCCCGCCTGCAGACAGAAATCCTCGTAGCCAGGCATAGCATGCGCGGTCATGGCGATGATGGGCAGATGCGTCCCGCTCACCAACTCCTCCTCGCGAATCCGCTTTGTCGCCTCAAGTCCATCCAAATCAGGCATTTGGACGTCCATCAACACTGCGTCGAACGGGCTCGCGAGCACCGCCTCGATTGCCTGGCGGCCGGTGGACGCCAAAGTCGGCCGATAGCCTGCCTGCTCCAGCATCCTGACCACTAGCCGCTGGTTCACCGTGTTGTCCTCCGCGACCAGAATCCGGAACGGCTGGGTGCCGTGCGGGAGCGCCGCTTCGGTGGACGACGACGCCAGATGCTGACCATTGTCGGGTGCGGGTGGCGCCAATGGCAAGGCGATGGTGAATGCAAACACACTGCCCGCCCCCTTCTCACTGGTCATGTAGATGCGCCCGCCCATCAGGTTCACCAGTTGGTCGGAGATGGACAGGCCCAAGCCCGTGCCGCCACGTACGCGGGTGCTGGACGGGTCAATCTGTACAAAGGCCTCAAAGATCGAGGGCAAATCCTCCGCATCCATGCCTATGCCTGTGTCCTTCACGACAAACCGGATCAGCGGAGCTTCTCGCAGGCTCCGCAGGCATTGTATTTCGAGCCGGACAGAACCGGTGTCGGTAAACTTGATCGCGTTTCCCACCAGGTTGATCAACACCTGACGCAGGCGGCCGCTGTCTCCGACCACGCGCTCAGGTACGTTCTCGAGGACCGACCAAGAGACGTCCACCCCCCGGGTCACCCCGCGGTGAATCAGAGGGCGCATGAGATTCTCCACGACGCGCCGCAGTTCGAAAACATCCGGGCGCAGTTCGATGCGGCCCGCCTCCGCTTTGGATAGATCCAGAAGGTCATCCACCAGGCTCAGCAGGGATTCTGTCGAAAGCCGCACCAGTTGCAGGTACTCCCTCTGTTCCTCGGTGAGCTTCGTCGCCAGAGCCAGTTCTGTCATGCCCAGGATGCCGTTCATCGGGGTCCTGATCTCGTGGCTGACGTTGGCCAGGAATGTTGTCTTCGCCGCGCTGGCCGTTTCCGCGTTGATGGCTACCTCCTTGGCCCATTGCGTGGTGCTTTCGAGGAACTCATTCGTTGCCCGCAGTTCCTGTTCCACCCTCACACGCCCGGTAATGTCCCGCAACACCATCAGCAGCAGAGCCGTTTCACCGGTGCGTTCGAGGAACGAGTTCGTGATCTCCAGCCAAAGGCGGCGGCCATCGGACAATTCGCATTCCCGAACGACGGGTGATTCGACCGAGCGTGCGGCAAACTCCTTCCGATGGCGTACCAACTCCTCTTCCTCGTGGCCTGGCCACTCGCGCCAGGCGTGCGTGAACAGGCGGCCCTCCAACTCTTCCCTGGGACGTCCGGCCAGGCGGCAGAAGGCTGGATTGGCGGCGAAGATGGTTCCCATTGCGTCGAGAAAGACCATGGCATCGCCGGCGCTGTCCCAGACAAGCTGAAACTCCATCGCAGTCTTGCGTTGGCGCCGCTCGGCGTCCAACTGCTGCGTCAGATCGGTGGCTGTCACCACTACAAACTCCGGAGCCCCCTCGTCATTCCGCAGCAGCGAAGCGGACCAGGAGATCTCCACCGTTCCTCCGGTCTTGTCGTGCAGCGTTGCCAAGCCGTATTGTGGGCTTCCGCCGGCGATCAACCGCTTAAAGCACGCCGTCGCGATCGTCTGCTGCTCGGGTGAGAAAAGCTGCGCGAAGATAGGAGCACTCTTCACCTCCGACTCGTGGTATCCGGTCTGCTTCTCACACGCGCGATTCCAGCGGATGAGCTGCCCTCGCATGTTCAGTACAGCGATTAGCGCGCTGCTGGAGTCCAGCACCACACGGACGAAATCACGTTCGCGCGCCAGGGCCAGTTCGATTCGTTTCTGGGCGGTGATATCCTGCCCGACGCCCAACAG is a window from the uncultured Paludibaculum sp. genome containing:
- a CDS encoding HEAT repeat domain-containing protein, translated to MKLPASSSVLVIATGLVVACSPLCGWQDKETDKLKIRALRDYARQGSETIPKITPYFQDINVEVRREAVKAVVQIGTQRSLEPLAEVCSNNDAEVQIRATDGLVNFYLPGYVDHGISATLRRAGDIVAGKWTDRNDEAIDPDTPIRPEISEALARLVSGGSSMDSRANAARALGILRDRASVPALTSALRSKDSRLMYESLVALQKIRDRSAGPSVVFLVRDLDEKVQLAAIETAGILGPREAIPQLKRVLENSGNKKVKRAAVVALGQIPDASNHSLFVGLLRDKDEEVRAGAAEGLGRLAIPEDRPVLEKAWEEEGKTSPRLSQAFALSMLGETDTGSLKPLGFLVNNLNQRAWRNVALPFLSELCLKPAHRQAIVGSIQASSTQDEKTGIAQALSRCKSADAIPALEKLTKDEDPAVSREALRGLRILRASIQ
- a CDS encoding MqnA/MqnD/SBP family protein; this encodes MQPSSPLEIVCAHSPDSDDAFMFYALATRKIRSKLVQFRHVLEDIESLNRKAMEGVYDLTAISYHAYPYVADKYLLLASGSSIGDGYGPMLVSNSPMTVEDLKGKRIAIPGKLTTAYLTLKIMEPDFEPVVVPFDKVLDALRERTVDAALVIHEAQLTYSKGGFHNITDLGKWFKSTYDLPLPLGANALLRKLPDDVRTECSRLMRDSITYALDNHEESLNYAMQFARDMEPALAEKFVGMYVNHYTVDAGDVIPKAAQKLLDLGFEAGLIPNRVQVEFVR
- a CDS encoding LacI family DNA-binding transcriptional regulator, giving the protein MPRSLEEVAKLAGVSTSTVSRVLNNVSVVKTSTRTRVLKAVAQLNYHPNLHARTLAGGKSRTIGMIASNMENPFFFDVFKALEAHAQSAGYEVVVANTDYDPEHLVSSIRLMIGRRVAGLAVIVSEMDPELIQELAQSQIPCVFYDVGSARRNITNIRVDYRKGVERIVEYLYDLGHKKLAFVGHHSGLGPTSEREKAFIASVSRHGSDVEWRTVVDRDGLDGGRNAARMLLDDGFQPSAIICVNDFMAVGVLRELRERGLSVPKDVSVTGFDNIKLSEYSAPPLTTAHIPRVSIGELAFTALMQNEDSALTSGREVVIEPELVLRGSTGPAARTESKRKNA
- a CDS encoding PAS domain-containing protein, encoding MQSEGPAIFLLGVVGIVLAAGIGWVVLQRWLRQRIARMEEAARAELLQFLDALPLWVVVKDSASRFVFANSSMRRSLNRPLDRVVGRTDRDFLPEEAAAAALEQDRSVLAGGGEPLLVETSIDDADEPAGRTLLLTKTVMDSPYWGRVLLGVGQDITAQKRIELALARERDFVRVVLDSSSALIAVLNMRGQLIRWNRACEKQTGYHESEVKSAPIFAQLFSPEQQTIATACFKRLIAGGSPQYGLATLHDKTGGTVEISWSASLLRNDEGAPEFVVVTATDLTQQLDAERRQRKTAMEFQLVWDSAGDAMVFLDAMGTIFAANPAFCRLAGRPREELEGRLFTHAWREWPGHEEEELVRHRKEFAARSVESPVVRECELSDGRRLWLEITNSFLERTGETALLLMVLRDITGRVRVEQELRATNEFLESTTQWAKEVAINAETASAAKTTFLANVSHEIRTPMNGILGMTELALATKLTEEQREYLQLVRLSTESLLSLVDDLLDLSKAEAGRIELRPDVFELRRVVENLMRPLIHRGVTRGVDVSWSVLENVPERVVGDSGRLRQVLINLVGNAIKFTDTGSVRLEIQCLRSLREAPLIRFVVKDTGIGMDAEDLPSIFEAFVQIDPSSTRVRGGTGLGLSISDQLVNLMGGRIYMTSEKGAGSVFAFTIALPLAPPAPDNGQHLASSSTEAALPHGTQPFRILVAEDNTVNQRLVVRMLEQAGYRPTLASTGRQAIEAVLASPFDAVLMDVQMPDLDGLEATKRIREEELVSGTHLPIIAMTAHAMPGYEDFCLQAGMDAYLSKPIRMVELIRKIESLALGNPAAKRESEVESPRVERETNMKELDQESALERVGGDAELLAELAGLFLDEYPHLMGTIQQGFDQSKADLILGAAHQLKGLLAQFGAERARVCALRVEQAAKDGDLAGSSAANEELIRLMELVRPELKALAGQ